GGAGGGATAATTCCGGTGCCGGTCATTAAGTAACAGCCTGTTGGAAACGATAATTCGCGGTATAGAAAGCGCAGCAGTTCATCCGCTTTTCTTTTCATTTGTGAAAGTGTAATTTCTCCGTTAAAAACTTCTTCGCCTTCACGAACAATAGAAAGATCGATTACAGTTTCCGGTGAAAGTGGTTGCTCGGGAACATATAAGCAAGGTCCCAATGCAGCACTTCCTGTATAAGATTTTGCCTGCGGTAAATAAAGTGGATTTTCTCCCTCAATACTTCTCGAACTCATATCATTGCCGATTGTATAACCAACCAGTGTTCCCGATTCAGAGGCAAATAGCGTCAATTCCGGTTCAGGAACATCCCACGTTGAGTCGCGGCGAATGCGTACTGTTCCTTTGTGCCCGATAACACGAGGTGCTGTTGATTTGAAAAATAATTCAGGACGTTCGGCGTCATAAACACGGTCGTAAAAA
The sequence above is drawn from the Dyadobacter subterraneus genome and encodes:
- a CDS encoding fumarylacetoacetate hydrolase family protein; its protein translation is MKLYKTEHGILLEKEDQFYRIPETDWDKVVNRDDLYDWLQLQSENLIPLTFTDDFPMPEVLAPIGSQEVWASGVTYFRSREARMEESEKAGGGSFYDRVYDAERPELFFKSTAPRVIGHKGTVRIRRDSTWDVPEPELTLFASESGTLVGYTIGNDMSSRSIEGENPLYLPQAKSYTGSAALGPCLYVPEQPLSPETVIDLSIVREGEEVFNGEITLSQMKRKADELLRFLYRELSFPTGCYLMTGTGIIPPSDFTLQVGDVVHITIEPIGTLTNTVG